In one Actinomycetota bacterium genomic region, the following are encoded:
- the rsmG gene encoding 16S rRNA (guanine(527)-N(7))-methyltransferase RsmG — MKHLSCGVHAHTMFHVKHQTDRDEARERVLRGAEQLGVPLSEAQAETMCGHLQAVLEANERLNLTAVRTLDEGIGRHVLDSLAAVPMLESCPAGEFVDLGSGAGFPGIPLCVASGREAVLAESIRKKAAFLSEIAERLAPRITVAAVRSEELALTRPCAFAAVVARAVAPLATLVELAAPLLAADGRLIALKGPDVEGEVERSLPAAAVCGLVLYAVEQVSVPEVHGSRTLVSFLRVGDPEVKLPRRPGMAAKRPLG; from the coding sequence GTGAAACACTTGTCCTGCGGCGTCCATGCGCACACAATGTTCCACGTGAAACACCAGACTGACAGGGACGAGGCGCGCGAACGCGTGCTGCGTGGTGCCGAGCAGCTCGGGGTGCCGCTCTCCGAGGCGCAGGCCGAGACGATGTGCGGCCACCTCCAGGCGGTCCTGGAGGCCAACGAGCGGCTGAACCTCACTGCGGTGAGGACGCTTGACGAGGGGATCGGCCGTCACGTCCTCGACTCGCTCGCCGCGGTGCCTATGCTGGAGTCCTGCCCGGCCGGGGAGTTCGTGGATCTCGGCAGCGGGGCCGGCTTTCCCGGGATTCCCCTCTGCGTGGCGTCCGGGCGTGAGGCCGTGCTCGCGGAGTCGATCCGCAAGAAGGCCGCATTCCTCAGCGAGATCGCTGAGCGGCTCGCCCCACGCATCACAGTCGCCGCGGTGCGCTCGGAGGAGCTCGCGCTCACCCGCCCGTGCGCATTCGCAGCCGTCGTCGCACGCGCGGTGGCCCCGCTCGCTACCCTCGTGGAGCTCGCGGCCCCGCTCTTGGCGGCCGACGGGCGGCTGATCGCGCTGAAGGGTCCGGACGTCGAGGGCGAAGTGGAGCGGTCTCTCCCCGCGGCGGCGGTATGCGGTCTCGTACTGTATGCCGTGGAGCAGGTCTCGGTGCCAGAAGTCCACGGCTCGCGGACTCTCGTCTCGTTCCTGAGGGTTGGAGACCCGGAGGTGAAGCTGCCGCGCCGGCCCGGGATGGCTGCGAAGCGGCCGCTCGGGTAG
- a CDS encoding ParA family protein, which yields MTKKRRPGALVLAVVNQKGGVGKSTTSVNLAAALGHEGRKVLLVDLDPQGNATSGFGLNRNQREACVYNALLEGLPLEKLIEPVEVEGVFAVPATIELAGAEIELVATMSRETRLKALLEPVLGDFDFVIIDCPPSLGLLTVNALTAADGLIIPIQCEYYALEGLSKLLDSVRLVRTHLNPELEVFGVVMTMFDSRTRLSAQVVEEVRDFFEDKVFTTMVPRTVRLSEAPSFGQPITIYDPSGKGANAYRELAKEVMSRV from the coding sequence GTGACGAAGAAGAGACGGCCCGGCGCGCTCGTGCTCGCCGTGGTCAACCAGAAGGGCGGAGTGGGGAAGAGCACGACCTCGGTCAACCTGGCCGCGGCGCTCGGCCACGAGGGCCGCAAGGTGTTGCTCGTGGATCTCGACCCACAGGGGAACGCGACGTCCGGCTTCGGGCTCAACCGGAACCAGCGCGAAGCATGCGTGTACAACGCGCTGCTCGAGGGGCTTCCCCTGGAGAAGCTCATCGAGCCGGTGGAGGTCGAAGGGGTGTTCGCGGTGCCGGCTACCATCGAGCTGGCGGGCGCCGAGATCGAGCTCGTTGCGACAATGAGCCGCGAGACCCGCCTGAAGGCGTTGCTCGAGCCGGTGCTCGGGGACTTCGACTTCGTGATCATCGACTGCCCGCCGTCGCTCGGCCTCCTCACCGTGAACGCGCTGACGGCCGCGGACGGGCTGATCATCCCGATCCAGTGCGAGTACTACGCGCTGGAGGGACTCTCCAAGCTCCTCGACAGCGTGCGCCTGGTCCGGACGCACCTGAATCCCGAGCTGGAGGTCTTCGGCGTCGTGATGACGATGTTCGATTCGCGGACACGGCTCTCCGCGCAGGTGGTCGAGGAAGTGCGGGACTTCTTCGAGGACAAGGTGTTCACAACGATGGTCCCGCGTACCGTCCGGCTCTCCGAGGCGCCGAGCTTCGGACAGCCGATCACCATCTACGATCCGAGCGGGAAGGGTGCGAACGCCTACCGCGAACTGGCGAAGGAAGTGATGTCGCGTGTCTAA